The DNA region TGATGCCAAAACAGCAAGCGTTTGTTCAACTCAACCAAACTTTATTGacacagcatctgttacagtcACGCCTCTGTGTGGCGCTGATGACGGTGGCGCTGATGACGGTGGCGGTGATGACGGTGGCGCTGATGAaggtggcgatgatgatgatgatgaaggtggcgGTGATGAAGGTGGCGATGATGACGGTGGCGCTGATGAaggtggcgatgatgatgaaggtggcgaTGATGAAGGTGGCGATGATGAAGGTGgcgctgatgatgatgacggtggcACCGATGAAGGTGGCGATGATGACGGTGGCACCGATGAAGGTGGCGATGATGAAGGTGGCGCTGATGAAGGTGGCGCCGATGAAGGTGGCGGTGATGACGGTGGCGCCCGGTTCTCTCGTCACGCCTCCTCACACATCCTGATCACACATCTTTGTTTCACATCTGAGGACACAGACGAGGAGGCGGAGTCAGGtgatgaaggtcagagagaacGCCACAGCGCCGCTCCAGGGGGCGGGACTCTGGAGGACTGAAGCTCCGCCCAGCTGGGCTTGATGCTTCTAGACGTTCTggactcctcctccaccttggaCCGCCTGGCCAACCGGGCCGGTCCAAACCGGTTTGGACACTCACTCCTGGAGGGGGAGGTCCTCCGGGCACGGCGGCAGACCTCAGACACGTGTTTGTGGTACCAGTTCTGACCGTGGACACAGAACCTGGAACAGAAACGGCCCTTTAGAACCAGAACGGATCCAAAAGGTTCTGAGAGCGGCGCAGACACCTGTTGGGCCGCGTGTGGCGGCGCAGACGTCCACAGACGCACCGCGAGAagaagctgcacagctgcaggacgCACCGCTGCAGCCCCTGGGCGCCGGCGGTCGTCATGGCAACCACAGCTGCCGGGCCACCGGGCCGGTCCGAGGGACAGCCTCTCAAGACAGGGGGAGAGGTCACGTCAGCCACGGCCCAGAACCGCCCgcgtcacttcctgcttccagcCGAGTCTCCTCCAGCGCCCCCCAGTGGCCACGCGGAGGCGCGCGCCCCCCAGTGGCCACGCGCCGCCAGCCTGGATCCGGATTCAAATGAGGGACTTTGTTGTGTAAATGTGGTCGTTGTCCCTAGCAACGCTCCCGTCCCACCCCGCAGGTGATGCTACATATTCACCTTCTCGACAGTGACGGAATGATTAAATACAGAAACGTCATGACAACTCAGCGCTCCATCCCAGAGCTTGTTGCTAGGCAGGAGGCGGCCGTTGCTACGGCGGCCTGCGAGCCCCTCCAGGGTGATGGAGACCAGGAGGAGGGATCAATCAGGAGACCTTCACCTTCACGCTGCTTCTGTTGGATCGTTTACCTGGTGTCTGCAGGGGCATGCTGGGTAGTGTAGTCTCCGTGGTCGCTGGCCAGGTGAAGCTGTGCTGCGTCGCCAGCTGTGCTGATGCAGATGTTgagggtggtgctgctggtccaGTTGGGCGGGTTGCTGGTGCTCCAGGTCGGGGTTGAGGAGGCAGCGGCGTGCTCTCCGTTCCTGCTGTGGGATGGAAACAGAGAAGAACAGAAGGTTGTCAGCAGGTCCTCCAGGAATCCGTAACGGGCTTTAGTCCTCCACCCTGATGGGGCGGACCCCCGGACCCCGGGAGGAGGGCCCGCCGTGGCCCCAGGGAGCCCCCAGCTGTGCTCCCCACCACCAGAGACGCTTCTCAGCAGCCTCCCGGGTGTCTGACAGCATTCACACCCCGGcggaagctaatgctaatgctaatggttGGTGACGGTGCCATTCAAATGTATGTTGGACGGAACTAGCCGAGATTAGCCAGCGCTAGCTAACATTCCCTGCTAACAGAAAATACGTCACCTGAAAATGAGTCATAAACAATGCAGATAAGGAATAAAACAAGAGAAGCAGGTGTGAGATGTGTGTGATCCGCTCTGATGAGGAGTGACCAGCGGCGCCTCCCCCAGACCCTCCGGCAGCGGCCGTCGCATCCCGGCCGGTGAACGCGGAGCTCCGCCCGGAGTCGCGGCTCCGCCCGGAGTCGCGGCTCCGCTCGGGCGGCTGCTGCGTTTCGGACGCTAAAATCAGATCATCACACGCACGAAGCTCGTAAACGTACTAAACTCGTAGTGAAGCGGAAACTGCGCTAAAGTCACATTGGTCTCATTGAAAATGCGCGTAAACATGAAAAAGTGGGAAACCCCCGAATGGggcgctgctgccccctggcggccgGGAGGCCACGCACCTGGCCCAGGCGCGCCCCCGATGGTGCGGTTGAAGATGGGAGCGATGGAGTGGAGCTCCCACAGGTGCGACACCTCCGCTCCTgcagcacaacaacacaccTGTGAACAACGGTGGCGACGCCTGGTGCCGCGCTGCGCGTGCACGTGAGGCTCCGGCGGCACTGACCCGTCCTCCCAGCCATCAGGCAGATGTAGGTACAGGTGGACTGGTTCCGCTGgcccactgacacacacacacacacacacacacacacacacacacaccagttccATCATCACAAACACTACCGGCAACCACAGCAACAGGTGAGAcgttagccccgcccacctgaTACGATGGACGCCGACTTGAAGAGTTCGTGGACGTAACTGGTGGAGTTTCTCATCACGTCCAGCAGGATGGCGCTAAAGTCTGAAGATAGAGGACACGTGAAGGACAAACAAGCTGCAGGTTCTCACCTGTGCACCCTCACCTGTGCACCCTCACCTGTGCACCCTCACCTGTGCACCCTCACCTGTGCGTCCTCACCTGTGTGACCTCACCTGTGTGCCCTCACCTGTGCGCCCTCACCTGTGAGGTCTCACCTGTGCGCCCTCACCTGTGCGACCTCACCTGTGTGCCCTCACCTGTGcgccctcacctgcggccctcacctgTGTGCCCTCACCTGTGCGCCCTCACCTGAGGCCCTCCCCTGCGGCCCTCCCCTGCGGCCCTCACCTGTGcgccctcacctgcggccctcacctgcggccctcacctgcggccctcccctgcggccctcacctgcggccctcacctgcggccctcacctgtgtgccctcacctgcggccctcacctgcggccctcacctgtgtgccctcacctgcggccctcacctgcggccctcacctgtgcgccctcacctgcggccctcacctgcggccctcacctgcggccctcccctgcggccctcacctgcggccctcacctgcggccctcacctgTGCGCCCTCACCTGTGTGCCCTCACCTGTGAGGTCTCACCTGTGCGCCCTCACCTGTGcgccctcacctgcggccctcacctgTGCGCCCTCACCTGTGcgccctcacctgcggccctcccctgcggccctcacctgcggccctcacctgtgcgccctcacctgcggccctcCCCTGCGGCCCTCCCCTGCGGCCCTCCcctgcggccctcacctgcggccctcacctgtgtgccctcacctgcggccctctcctgcggccctcacctgcggccctcacctgcggccctcacctgTGCGCCCTCCcctgcggccctcacctgcggccctcacctgcggccctcCCCTGCGGCCCTCCcctgcggccctcacctgcggccctcacctgTGTGCCCTCACCTGTGCGCCCTCCcctgcggccctcacctgcggccctcacctgcggccctcacctgtgcaccctcacctgtggccctcacctgcggccctcacctgcggccctcacctgcggccctcacctgTGAGGTCATTGGTGTGGTTGGTGACGCAGTAACAGAACCTTCTTctgaaccagctgctgctgaagcttctGACGCTGGAAACTGAAACAATTTTACACCGAAAATCGATTTTTCTCAGTTAAAGCCTGTAAAATTCAGTTTAATGACATGAAAATCCAATTTAATCCAATACCACTAATCATTAGTAATAAAGGATTGTTATTAACAGTAATAGTCATAAAATATCACTAAGCTATTGATTATTccaatatttaaatattaaagacGCATGCAGTTACATAGGtgggccactagagggagccaCTAAACAGCCTAAAACTGCTCCGTCAGCGCAACAGTTCAGGTGATCAATAGCTTTATTGATCAGCCGTATCAAGGTGGAGGAGTTACAGTTCAGGTGATCAATAGCTTTATTGATCAGCCGTATCAAGGTGGAGGAGTTACAGTTCAGGTGATCAATAGCTTTATTGATCAGCCGTATCAAGGTGGAGGAGTTACAGTTCAGGTGATCAATAGCTTTATTGATCAGCCGTATCAAGGTGGAGGAGTTACAGTTCAGGTGATCAATAgctttattgattgattgaggaGTTACTGTTGTAAACCAGCAGGGTGAGTTTATGCAGGGCGCTGTATGACGTCACAGTGAGGAGGGAGAACAGCTGCTGGGAgcctgagacagagacaggagatGATCGATTATTGATCAGCAGCTGATCACTGCAGCTTCATGATGATCGATTATTGATCAGCAGATCACTGCAGCTTCATGATGATCGATTATTGATCAGCAGCTGATCACTGCAGCTTCATGATGATCGATTATTGATCAGCAGCTGATCACTGCAGCTTCATGATGATCGATTATTGATCAGCAGCTGATCACTGCAGCTTCATGATGATCGATTATTGATCAGCAGCTGATCACTGCAGCTTCATGATGAGCGATTATTGATCAGCAGCTGATCACTGCAGCTTCATGATGAGCGATTATTGATCAGCAGCTGATCACTGCAGCTTCACAACAACAATCACAGCAGACACCAAATCAATGATCAATAATGACAAATTTAAATCGGCTTTGATAAGAGGCTGaacggccaccagggggcgccgcgGCCCCACCGACCTGATCAATGAGTATTGATCAGGCAGCGTTATTGATGAGCTGATGGTGGCGAGGAGAGTTGAACGGCTAAACTGAGGTTTTCAACGCTGCTGTGGTcgatcatgtgacctctgagGTGACTGAATCTACCTGATTGGCTGGAATTCATCAAAGTATTGACGAGGGGGGTGAGGTCGATGGGCTCTGCAAGGGATTCTGGGAAATAAGAGCAGACgtggatgaagaagaagaagaagattcaGCTCAAATCTGGATGACAGAAAATCTAAATATAGATCTCAAAGATCAAATGCAGGAACTAATGGATCATCTGGATTTAATCCAAAACATTCAGATCAGGATCTGAATCACTGACGGATCACTGACGGATCACTGACGGATCCCTGACGGATCACTGACCTGCAGACgtctcctcttttctgtctcctgATCCTGCTGAGAAACATCATCAATGATTTGATGTTAGTTTGATCAGTGATCAATAGAAATGTaaccacactctcacacacacacacacacacacacacacacacactctcacacacactctctcacacactcacacacactctcacacacacacacacacactctcacacacacctctcacacactcacacacactctcacacacactctcacacacacaacacacacacaccaacacaacactcgctcacacactcacacacacactctcacacgcactctcacacacacactcacacacactcactcacacacaccacacctcacacacacacactctcacacacacacacaactcacacacacacactctcacacacacacacacactcacacacacacactctcacacacacactctcacacacacacacactctcacacacacacactctcacacacactctctcacacactcacacacactctcacacacacacacacaacacacactctcacacacacacactctcacacactcacacacactctcacacacactctcacacacacacacacacacactctcacacacactctctcacacactcacacacacactctcacacgcactctcacacacacactcacacacactcactcacaacacacacactctcacacacacgcgcgcacacacacacgcaacacaccacgcgcacacacacacacgcgcgcacacacacacgcacacgcacgcacgcacacgcgcacacacacaacaacacacacgcgcacgcacaccacgcacacacacacacatcgccaccacacacacacacacacacgcacacgcacgcacgcacacgcacacgcgcacggacacacacacacacgcgcacgcacacgcgcgcacgcacacacacgcgcacacacgctctcacacacccacacgcacacacacacgcgcacacacacacacgctctcacacacacacgcacacgcacgcacgcacacgtctcgacacacacacacaacacacacgcgcacgcacaccacgcacacacacacacaacgcgcgcaccacacacacacacacacgcacacgcacgcagcacacgcacacgcgcacggacacacaccacacacgcgcacacacacacgcgcacacacacgcgcacacacgtcgcgcacacacacacgtacacacacacgcgcacacacacacacgctcacacacacacgcacacgcacgcacgcacacgacaaacacacacacaacacaaaccacacacaacAACGCGAACACAcgcacgacacacacacacacacacacaccacacaacacacacacacccacgcacacgcacggcaCGAACTCACACGCCTCGCACggaacaacacacaccacacacgcacacacacacgcgctacacacacacggcacacacacgcgacacacacacgctcacacactctctcacacaca from Takifugu flavidus isolate HTHZ2018 chromosome 15, ASM371156v2, whole genome shotgun sequence includes:
- the LOC130539231 gene encoding HERV-H LTR-associating protein 1, with the protein product MAGRTGAEVSHLWELHSIAPIFNRTIGGAPGPAGTESTPLPPQPRPGAPATRPTGPAAPPSTSASAQLATQHSFTWPATTETTLPSMPLQTPGCPSDRPGGPAAVVAMTTAGAQGLQRCVLQLCSFFSRCVCGRLRRHTRPNRFCVHGQNWYHKHVSEVCRRARRTSPSRNVKQRCVIRMCEEA